The Pedobacter frigiditerrae genomic sequence TACCTAACAGTAAGGTAGAACTCATTAATAAAATGGATTCATTTAAGGATGAAGGCAGAAATGAATACTACCTGTTGTTAATGGTGAATGAACACGTCAATGCGATTGATCTTTTTTCATTGGCAAGCCGATCTACCGATAAAGAAATTAATGCTTTTGCGAGCGGTTTGTTGCCTACGCTTAAACACCATTACAACCACGTTAAAAAAACGGATAGTTTATATAGGCAGCCAAGGATGAACCAGGGAGATGATCCGCTGAAATTGAGCGATAGGGAAAAACAAAAGAAATAGAATTTACTTTCCCATCAACAGAATGACGATGTCCTCCCGATAGCTATCGGGGCAAGCTGAGCATGATAAAGCGTGTTAATGGATAAAATAATGATCAAATGGCTAATTTAGATCGGTTTTTAGCAGCACAATATACAACCTTCCACAATGCATTGTTAGAACTAGAACGAGGAAAAAAACAATCGCATTGGATGTGGTACGTTTTTCCGCAGCTGATGGGTTTAGGCCATAGTGAAACTGCCAGATTTTACGGCATCAATGACTTATCGGAGGCAAAAGAATTCTTGGCACATTGTATTTTAGGCAATAGATTGATAGGGATAAGCAAGGTATTAATGGCGCTAGATCAAAATGATTCTTTAAAAATATTTGGTTACCCAGATCAGCTTAAACTCCAATCATCAATGACTTTATTTGCGCATGTACCTGGAGCAGACCAAGTGTTTAGAGCGGTGATTAAACAGTATTTTAATGGGCAAATGGATGAAGCGACCTTAAAGTTGCTAAACGAAAAGGCTTAGGGCGAGCACGTCGGTGTATAGACAATTAGATTTTGACCCAGCAGTTCACCTTTTTGTATAACATCAATAAGACATTTTAATCAAGTCCCACCAAGTTTTAACGCCCATCGGATTGTCAAAAATATCTTCTCCAAATAAGATATAGAGAGAAACCACTGAATCTAGAATGATGGAAATATTGAGGATAATGAAAAAGCCGACGATGCTCCAGAAGTTTTTACC encodes the following:
- a CDS encoding DUF1810 domain-containing protein; this encodes MANLDRFLAAQYTTFHNALLELERGKKQSHWMWYVFPQLMGLGHSETARFYGINDLSEAKEFLAHCILGNRLIGISKVLMALDQNDSLKIFGYPDQLKLQSSMTLFAHVPGADQVFRAVIKQYFNGQMDEATLKLLNEKA